The Dioscorea cayenensis subsp. rotundata cultivar TDr96_F1 unplaced genomic scaffold, TDr96_F1_v2_PseudoChromosome.rev07_lg8_w22 25.fasta BLBR01000544.1, whole genome shotgun sequence genome contains a region encoding:
- the LOC120254630 gene encoding uncharacterized protein LOC120254630: MTLQLADKSIGHNRSIIEDVLLKVYKFIFPVDFMILDVDKDVNVPLILGQPFLDISQALIDVSNGRITLWVGDEEVFFALSDAMKHTFAYDDTCYFMDMTNPIVDDLMQEIEHEKVFKESLDGPQDKEILPLLKTNKVDEQTRKKHWKMVT, encoded by the coding sequence ATGACTCTTCAGTTAGCTGACAAATCCATTGGGCATAATAGGAGCATTATTGAGGATGTTCTTTTGAAAGTATATAAATTCATCTTCCCAgttgattttatgattttagacGTCGATAAGGATGTTAATGTGCCACTCATCTTAGGTCAGCCATTTCTAGACATCTCACAAGCCCTTATTGATGTGAGCAATGGTAGAATAACACTTTGggttggggatgaggaagtATTTTTTGCTTTATCTGATGCTATGAAACATACTTTTGCTTATGATGATACTTGTTACTTCATGGATATGACTAACCCTATTGTTGATGATCTTATGCAGGAGATAGAGCACGAGAAGGTTTTCAAGGAGTCATTGGATGGCCCTCAAGATAAAGAAATACTTCCCTTGCTTAAAACAAATAAAGTGGATGAGCAAACGCGGAAGAAGCATTGGAAGATGGTCACATAA